One Candidatus Latescibacterota bacterium DNA window includes the following coding sequences:
- a CDS encoding SDR family oxidoreductase has product MSRYLVTGGAGFIGSNIVEELVALEEDVIVYDDLSTGHEGNLEKFRSGLDFIKGDIRDSDTLGRAMSGVDHVLHQAALASVPRSIEDPVLVNDVNVRGTLNVLEEARKAGVKSVVYAASSSAYGETEKLPKTEDIVPEPLSPYAVSKLVGEHYCSVYSKVYGLPTISIRYFNVFGPRQDPASQYAAVIPIFISNLLQGKSSTIFGDGEQSRDFTFVKNVVKANILASRCDVAAGQMVNIACGTKYTLNELYTELSKLTGADVQPVYAETRAGDVKHSHADISKAEELFGYSVDVDFATGLERTVEWYRQDLAGNA; this is encoded by the coding sequence ATGTCCAGATACCTGGTGACAGGAGGAGCCGGATTCATTGGTTCCAATATTGTCGAGGAGCTTGTAGCGCTCGAAGAGGATGTTATTGTTTATGACGATCTCTCTACGGGGCATGAGGGAAACCTTGAAAAATTCAGGTCCGGCCTGGATTTCATAAAGGGTGATATCAGGGATTCAGATACTCTCGGGAGAGCAATGTCAGGTGTTGATCATGTGCTTCACCAAGCCGCCCTGGCATCAGTTCCGAGAAGTATCGAAGATCCTGTCCTGGTCAATGATGTCAATGTAAGAGGAACTCTAAATGTGCTTGAGGAAGCTAGAAAAGCAGGTGTCAAGAGCGTCGTCTATGCAGCATCATCATCAGCTTATGGCGAGACGGAGAAGCTGCCGAAGACAGAGGATATTGTTCCGGAGCCCCTGTCGCCGTATGCTGTCAGTAAGCTTGTCGGTGAACATTATTGTTCCGTTTATTCAAAGGTATACGGGCTTCCAACCATCAGTATAAGATATTTCAACGTGTTTGGCCCGAGACAGGACCCCGCTTCTCAGTATGCTGCCGTCATACCGATTTTCATATCCAATCTCCTTCAGGGCAAGAGCTCCACGATATTCGGTGATGGGGAGCAGAGCAGGGATTTTACTTTTGTGAAGAATGTGGTCAAAGCAAATATTCTTGCCTCACGCTGCGATGTGGCTGCAGGTCAGATGGTGAACATCGCATGCGGAACGAAATATACATTGAACGAATTGTACACTGAACTCAGTAAGTTGACAGGTGCTGATGTTCAACCTGTTTACGCTGAAACAAGGGCTGGGGATGTTAAACATTCACATGCTGATATATCAAAAGCAGAAGAACTTTTTGGATATTCTGTCGATGTAGATTTTGCGACAGGCCTCGAGAGGACAGTCGAGTGGTACAGGCAGGATCTGGCAGGCAACGCGTAA
- a CDS encoding SLBB domain-containing protein produces the protein MRAGDRIVMSVPERQELERRLTISEDGTVLIPVLGEIMIEGLLINEASQIILRRLQEIYPSVQGIELSLVGEEARRLIYVHGEVLNPGKYDFGENPNLWEAVREAGGANPDAALETVRIIRAEEEGRRTFIVNLQQVIENGNIESLPELRPGDTVIVPIRMLQYQGTGSVRVIGSVTNPGPYKLSGTKSLTDAILAAGGPTDQADLRKVKIIRYLPEGTVMTIQVDFADYLNTGDTRQNPTILPNDTVNIPRERNIFRVLFSDPRYLLGTLTASAAFIAVMNN, from the coding sequence TTGCGGGCCGGTGACCGGATCGTTATGTCTGTTCCGGAGAGACAGGAACTCGAAAGAAGATTGACGATCAGCGAGGATGGCACTGTCCTCATACCTGTGCTTGGCGAGATCATGATCGAGGGACTGTTGATAAATGAAGCCAGCCAGATCATTCTACGACGTTTGCAGGAGATCTATCCAAGTGTACAGGGAATAGAGCTGAGTCTGGTCGGTGAAGAGGCCAGAAGGTTGATCTATGTCCATGGTGAGGTCCTCAATCCAGGAAAATATGATTTTGGGGAGAATCCTAATCTATGGGAAGCTGTCAGGGAAGCGGGAGGCGCGAATCCAGACGCTGCGCTGGAGACAGTCAGGATAATACGCGCGGAAGAAGAGGGTAGACGCACCTTCATTGTAAATCTTCAGCAGGTGATCGAAAACGGCAATATCGAATCGCTTCCTGAACTCAGGCCCGGTGATACAGTTATAGTTCCAATACGTATGCTTCAGTATCAGGGGACAGGCTCGGTACGTGTTATCGGTTCCGTTACGAATCCTGGCCCATACAAGCTTTCCGGAACAAAAAGTCTTACGGATGCAATACTCGCCGCAGGGGGGCCAACTGACCAGGCTGACCTAAGAAAGGTCAAAATCATCAGGTACCTCCCCGAAGGGACTGTGATGACGATTCAGGTCGATTTTGCCGACTATCTCAATACTGGGGACACAAGGCAGAATCCTACCATTCTACCGAACGATACCGTGAATATTCCCCGGGAAAGAAATATTTTCAGGGTCCTTTTCAGCGACCCCCGATATCTTCTGGGAACGTTGACGGCTTCTGCGGCTTTCATCGCCGTAATGAATAACTGA
- a CDS encoding CpsD/CapB family tyrosine-protein kinase — protein sequence MEETEKQTIYNLFDQESPIATEMRRLYSNIRHIDGKNPKRSFLVTSANRGEGKSTVASHLALTVARFRGKKSLIVDADLRRPRLHQIFDVDKEPGLLECLEGSADPMDVIKDTPIENLKVIPAGKRVKSPAHLFEGDVMKDIFDKIKFYYDIVIVDSAPIIPVSDPMLISSVVDGVVMVLLAGMTPRNVALRAKNILMDADARLLGVVVNNLSEVLPYYYDYRYYGYTEDEKE from the coding sequence GTGGAAGAGACCGAAAAACAGACAATTTATAACTTATTCGATCAGGAAAGCCCCATCGCTACCGAGATGAGAAGGCTCTATTCGAATATCAGACATATCGATGGGAAAAACCCAAAAAGAAGCTTTCTGGTGACCAGTGCGAACAGGGGTGAGGGAAAAAGCACGGTAGCATCACACCTTGCCCTTACAGTTGCACGTTTCCGGGGAAAAAAGTCGCTTATCGTCGATGCAGATCTGAGAAGGCCACGATTGCATCAGATATTCGATGTAGACAAGGAACCTGGATTGCTGGAATGCCTCGAAGGCTCGGCCGATCCTATGGATGTGATCAAAGATACTCCGATAGAGAATCTTAAAGTCATCCCGGCCGGAAAGAGAGTCAAGTCTCCTGCACATCTTTTTGAAGGAGATGTGATGAAGGATATCTTCGACAAGATCAAGTTTTACTACGATATTGTTATCGTTGACAGTGCTCCGATAATTCCGGTAAGCGATCCGATGCTTATCTCAAGCGTTGTTGATGGTGTTGTCATGGTCCTTCTTGCCGGAATGACGCCCCGAAATGTTGCATTGCGAGCTAAGAATATCCTGATGGATGCAGATGCCAGGTTGCTAGGTGTCGTTGTCAACAACCTTTCGGAAGTATTACCATATTACTATGATTACAGATATTACGGATATACGGAGGATGAAAAGGAGTAA
- a CDS encoding sugar transferase produces the protein MVVFHRSIAGSSNAREGFYTRKLDPMHSEIEILGDLVSDPDIQTPNKVNSIKRGFDLIFSVLAMILVSPLLMIAAIIIKLESPGPVFFAQERIGLNRRRRDRRSRAGECGLNRRADSDRRKSLHAGRPFRIYKLRTMRTDAEESGPKLAQKNDPRITRVGSFLRKTRIDEIPQFLNVIKGEMSIVGPRPERSFFINQIRQEVPEFPLRLRVKPGITGLAQVEDGYTQTLDMMKRKLMFDLKYISQFSLFHEIRILFKTVFVVFTGKGAC, from the coding sequence TTGGTAGTCTTTCACCGATCGATAGCTGGGTCATCAAACGCAAGAGAGGGGTTCTATACCAGGAAACTCGATCCTATGCACAGTGAGATCGAGATCCTCGGTGATCTTGTCTCAGATCCTGACATCCAGACTCCAAATAAAGTAAATTCGATCAAAAGGGGCTTTGATCTTATATTCTCTGTCTTGGCGATGATCCTTGTGTCTCCGCTTCTTATGATTGCAGCAATAATTATAAAGCTGGAATCGCCGGGGCCCGTTTTCTTCGCTCAGGAAAGAATCGGTTTGAACCGGCGAAGAAGGGATCGAAGATCCAGGGCAGGTGAATGCGGGCTGAATCGCAGAGCCGACTCTGACAGACGCAAAAGCCTTCATGCTGGCAGACCGTTCAGGATTTACAAACTCCGCACTATGCGTACTGATGCTGAAGAATCGGGACCTAAGCTGGCGCAAAAGAACGATCCCAGGATCACCAGAGTGGGTAGTTTTCTCAGAAAGACGCGTATAGACGAGATCCCTCAGTTCCTCAACGTGATCAAGGGAGAGATGAGTATTGTCGGACCCAGGCCTGAAAGATCGTTCTTTATAAACCAGATCAGGCAAGAGGTCCCCGAATTTCCCTTGAGACTGCGTGTAAAGCCCGGGATTACCGGCTTGGCTCAGGTTGAAGATGGATATACACAGACCCTTGATATGATGAAGAGAAAACTGATGTTCGACCTCAAGTATATCTCTCAGTTCTCTCTTTTTCATGAGATCAGGATCCTCTTTAAAACTGTTTTTGTAGTATTTACGGGTAAAGGTGCCTGTTAA
- a CDS encoding PAS domain-containing protein, whose product MLRIQGLILISLLYTALISFACILPAYRWVTIPVGLIMTAVLAYRDRVNHREKIEVIHKRLSNLRSEGLIIEERIKEVDDDVFYRMILTLLTDLERSLFKLVEKNIQLLSIKEIGRSIISSVDESNLIDSVFEYLVHGVGYREVAFILLRKKKQCFQSMVCVENTNRLVRRVINLDYADLGGAVFNSLVSGKAFLIKDASMHPIFESIGDEMFPGSTMSSYICVPLMMTSERNRCCLDGKCCLDSINDEKSDTAEKKFMTHPECLSCPENPILGAIIVTDGFRATPLTNIDQVTIETVGSLVASNIENWLLYQELRHEEIFREKVLEGVQHGLFVCDMEGIITLANKSALELCGEDEDSISGKKIDSLISHGSGESESSFVFDIIEEDSPAPFYEACIRRSDGNYIPIRTYISRLMGDDGEVQGVITTFMDLTYIRRMEEQIKHLDKLAMLGRFTSAIAHEIRNPLTGIAAGIQYMDRKGGLSEEQKENITFILHEVERLNRIITDLFKVAKPRDLLYQDVDINALIERSYKSVSEIFFSKKIELKKDVDDTLTNIEVDPDQLTQVLINLLKNAAEAVPENGSVIIRTRAYNGYIPDVISEKGNSLICFDVIDDGPGIDSSDIEKIFEPFYSKKVGGTGLGLFVSHSIIQHHQGRLSVVSKLDKGTTFTICLPRNRPVKGGKVETGNTSGR is encoded by the coding sequence ATGCTGAGAATACAAGGTCTTATACTGATATCGCTCCTTTACACGGCACTCATCTCGTTTGCCTGTATTTTGCCTGCATACAGGTGGGTAACGATACCTGTCGGGCTTATCATGACTGCAGTGCTTGCCTATCGGGACAGGGTCAATCACAGAGAGAAGATCGAAGTCATTCATAAACGCTTGAGCAATCTCAGGAGCGAAGGCCTGATTATCGAGGAAAGGATAAAGGAAGTAGATGATGATGTATTCTATCGAATGATACTTACTTTGCTGACCGATCTCGAAAGATCTCTTTTTAAACTTGTAGAGAAGAATATCCAGTTGCTGAGTATCAAGGAGATCGGTAGAAGCATAATCAGTTCTGTTGATGAATCCAATTTAATTGATTCTGTATTCGAATACCTTGTCCATGGTGTGGGTTATCGTGAGGTGGCTTTTATTCTCCTGCGAAAGAAAAAGCAATGCTTCCAGTCTATGGTATGCGTTGAGAACACAAACAGACTCGTTAGAAGAGTTATAAATCTTGACTACGCCGATCTTGGCGGCGCAGTTTTCAATTCGTTAGTCTCAGGAAAAGCCTTCCTTATAAAAGATGCATCGATGCACCCGATTTTCGAATCGATAGGGGACGAGATGTTTCCTGGAAGCACAATGAGTTCCTATATCTGTGTCCCATTGATGATGACTTCGGAAAGGAATAGATGCTGTCTGGACGGAAAATGCTGCCTGGATTCTATCAACGATGAAAAGTCCGATACTGCGGAAAAAAAGTTCATGACACACCCTGAATGCCTGTCATGCCCTGAAAATCCTATCCTTGGTGCCATTATCGTCACTGACGGATTCAGGGCGACCCCACTGACAAACATCGATCAGGTGACGATCGAGACGGTAGGCTCACTTGTGGCATCAAATATTGAGAACTGGCTGTTGTACCAGGAACTCAGACATGAGGAGATCTTCAGGGAGAAAGTGTTGGAGGGAGTTCAACACGGCCTGTTCGTCTGCGACATGGAAGGTATCATAACACTGGCGAACAAAAGTGCCCTTGAGCTTTGTGGAGAAGATGAGGACAGCATTTCCGGGAAAAAGATAGACAGCCTGATAAGCCACGGTAGCGGAGAGAGTGAAAGTTCCTTTGTGTTCGATATTATTGAAGAAGACAGTCCTGCACCGTTTTACGAAGCTTGCATTCGAAGATCCGATGGTAATTATATTCCAATAAGAACATATATATCCAGGCTCATGGGTGACGATGGTGAAGTCCAAGGTGTAATTACTACATTTATGGACCTGACTTATATCAGGAGAATGGAGGAGCAGATCAAGCACCTCGACAAGCTCGCCATGCTTGGAAGATTCACTTCTGCCATTGCTCATGAGATCAGAAACCCACTCACAGGGATAGCAGCGGGAATACAGTATATGGACAGGAAGGGTGGACTCTCCGAGGAACAAAAGGAGAACATAACCTTTATTCTACACGAAGTAGAAAGGCTCAACAGGATCATCACGGATCTATTCAAGGTAGCGAAACCCAGAGACCTCCTCTATCAGGATGTTGATATCAATGCTTTGATCGAACGAAGTTATAAAAGCGTATCCGAAATCTTCTTCAGCAAGAAAATCGAACTAAAAAAAGATGTCGACGATACTTTGACAAATATCGAAGTCGACCCGGACCAGTTGACACAAGTTTTAATCAACTTGCTGAAAAATGCAGCTGAAGCTGTTCCGGAGAATGGGAGTGTTATAATAAGGACGAGAGCTTATAATGGCTATATTCCGGATGTGATTTCAGAGAAAGGAAACTCTCTGATCTGTTTCGATGTTATTGACGATGGACCTGGGATAGATAGTAGTGACATTGAAAAGATATTTGAACCGTTCTACTCGAAGAAAGTCGGAGGGACAGGCCTTGGCCTGTTTGTCTCACACAGTATAATACAGCATCATCAAGGCAGGCTGAGTGTGGTGTCAAAGCTGGATAAAGGGACGACGTTTACAATTTGTCTGCCCAGAAACCGGCCTGTAAAGGGAGGAAAAGTTGAAACCGGTAATACTTCTGGTAGATGA